A DNA window from Pirellulales bacterium contains the following coding sequences:
- a CDS encoding trypsin-like peptidase domain-containing protein, with product MTPVVRAVREAAPAVVNIQGQKSVSEGVEGVRGAAIPRQVNGMGTGIVIDPRGYVLTNFHVVDGVRQINVTLHDGSAYIAQIVAHDKETDLAVIRIRPSHSLPTLRIGTSSDLLVAESVIAVGNAFGYENTVTTGIISALHRNVQVNETQQYLDLIQTDASINPGNSGGPLLNVAGEMIGVNVAVRAGAQGIGFAIPVDKALEVATRLMSIERVDNNWHGMTSVSSGGAVSIARLDSKGPAAAGGIQRGDQIKRVGPLPIQRPLDVERALLGRRSGDRVPIVVERDGSELELELVLAPRGRTPQDVAGPSLAAATTSTSGPTTEFDRQTWDAFGMTLESVSGAEMRRRNLPYDGGMRVVSLRPGGPAEKQHVQTGDVLIRVHKWYTTSENDVRYIVARADSLGQQGKVRFDIIRGTERFFGEIALGSTTTRR from the coding sequence CTGACCCCGGTGGTCCGCGCCGTTCGCGAGGCCGCCCCGGCGGTCGTCAACATCCAGGGGCAAAAGTCCGTTTCCGAAGGGGTCGAAGGGGTGCGCGGCGCCGCGATTCCTCGCCAAGTGAACGGCATGGGAACCGGCATCGTCATCGACCCGCGCGGGTACGTGCTCACCAATTTTCACGTCGTTGACGGCGTCCGGCAGATCAACGTCACGCTTCACGACGGGTCTGCCTACATCGCTCAGATTGTCGCCCACGACAAGGAGACTGATCTGGCGGTGATTCGCATCCGCCCGTCGCACTCGTTGCCGACGTTGCGAATCGGCACGTCAAGCGACCTCTTAGTGGCCGAGTCGGTGATTGCCGTCGGCAATGCGTTCGGGTACGAGAACACGGTGACCACCGGCATCATCAGTGCACTGCATCGCAATGTGCAGGTGAATGAAACGCAGCAATATCTGGATCTGATTCAGACCGACGCCAGCATCAATCCCGGCAACAGCGGCGGGCCGTTGTTGAACGTCGCCGGCGAGATGATCGGCGTCAACGTGGCGGTCCGCGCAGGGGCGCAAGGGATCGGCTTCGCCATCCCCGTCGACAAGGCCCTTGAAGTCGCGACGCGGCTGATGAGCATCGAGCGGGTCGACAACAACTGGCACGGCATGACTTCGGTTTCGTCGGGCGGAGCGGTTTCGATTGCGCGGCTCGACAGCAAAGGTCCCGCGGCGGCAGGCGGCATCCAACGGGGCGATCAGATCAAACGAGTCGGTCCGTTGCCGATCCAGCGACCGCTGGACGTCGAGCGGGCGCTGCTCGGCCGACGCAGCGGCGATCGCGTGCCGATCGTCGTCGAGCGGGACGGCAGCGAGTTGGAACTCGAGCTTGTGCTCGCTCCCCGCGGTCGGACGCCGCAGGACGTCGCCGGGCCGAGCCTCGCCGCGGCGACGACCTCGACCTCGGGGCCGACGACTGAGTTCGATCGGCAGACGTGGGACGCCTTCGGCATGACGCTCGAATCGGTGTCGGGCGCCGAGATGCGGCGGCGTAATCTTCCATATGACGGCGGCATGCGGGTCGTCTCGCTGCGGCCCGGCGGACCCGCCGAGAAGCAGCACGTGCAAACGGGCGACGTGCTGATCCGCGTCCACAAGTGGTACACGACCAGCGAAAACGACGTTCGCTACATCGTCGCCCGCGCCGACTCGCTCGGCCAGCAAGGCAAAGTGCGATTCGACATCATCCGCGGCACGGAACGCTTCTTCGGCGAAATCGCGCTCGGTTCGACGACGACGCGGCGGTAG